The window CCTTTCTTACCTCTGACTTGTTCATTTTATGCTCAAACTATGATCATTATTTGTATGCATGTTTCATATAGTTTAaattttccaaatattttagatgatttaaGTTATATTTAAGTATGCCTATATATGCGAATCATGCATCTGATTATGCATTTTGTATGCTTCTGATTGTGCATACGCATGGTTTGAATTTCATATTACATAAGCCTATAATTGTGATAGAGAATAGATATCCATTATGCATCTTTGTATGCTTATGAttatacatttaatttgaatttcatcTTATTTGTATGCATGTATGTGGtctgatctgagtaattaaatttatattgattaaacatgaaatattagTTTCTTTAGTCGTGTATGAAATGCCCTGATTTTGAATAGTTTTAAGACATATCGAAGATAATTAACCTATAAAACTCTTATAGGCCATGATATAGATAAATAACTAATGACTATGGTAATACTAAATTTATTATTGACATACCAGGTGCTTTAAAATGGATAAGTCGTGGATAAAAGCTGATAGGGATTCCTTACAGTATGAAATAGGTGTTGAAAATTTCTTGATATTTGCCGAGGATAATGcaaaaaacccaaaaaaaattcGTTGTCCTTGTGCACGCTGCGTTAACTTCAAAAAATTTCCGGTAGATATAATCAGAGGTCATCTGTATGATTCGGGTTTTAGTTTAGGATATTTTGAATGGATTTGGCATGGTGAAGAGGTTTGTAACAGTACTAAGTTAGCTGTTGGTAGTAGTTGCCCTCCTCCAAAGCCCACACCACCAACAGAAACCTACAACGTATGCGACGCAGCCTATAGTAAGGACGATTACAATAATGATGAGTCTGAAGACTTCAAGAGGTTTGTTGCAGATGCAGAACAACCTCTGTTTGAGGGAAGTGAGTGCACTAAACTAGAAACAGTCTTGAAATTACATAATTGGAAGGTTAGGTTTGGGGTTAGTGATAAGGCTTTTACTGATCTTCTTGAGTCTGTTGGGTCATTTCTTCCGAAAGACAATGTGCTTCCATCTAATATGTACGAGGCCAAGAAAACCTTGACTGATTTAGGACTTGAGTATGTAAAATTCCACGCTTGTCCAAATGATTGCGTATTGTATAGGGGTCCACTCCTTGAGTCTTCTTCTGAGTGTCCAAATTGCCATTTGTCTCGCTGGAAAATTGGGAAAGATGGTAAAATTAGGGTAAATGTGCCGGCTAAGGTTATGTGGTATTTTCCTATAATCCCCAGGTTTAAACGAATGTTTAAATCTACTTCTACTGCCAAATTAATGGATTGGCATTCAGTGAATCGGTCTAATGATGGGAAGATGCGCCACCCCTCTGATTCTCCTTCATGGAGGAATATAGATTATAGGTGGCCTGATTTTGGTAGTGAGCCAAGACACTTACGTTTGGGATTAGCGGCTGATGGTATAAATCCGCACAATAACGGATTAAACAACCGGTATACTTGCTGGCCAGTTATGTTAGTAACATATAATCTTCCTCCATGGTTATGCatgaagaggaagtttatgATGTTAACAACATTAATTTCTGGCCCGCATGAACCAGGGAATAATATTGACGTATATCTCGAGCCGCTAATtgatgatttaaaaaaattgtgggAGGAAGGTGAACCAAACGTGTACGATGCGCATACTGATTCTTTTTTCACTCTAAAGGCAGTTCTGATGTGGACAGTAAATGACTTCCCGGGGTATGCCAACTTGTCGGGATGCATTAATAAGGGTTATAAAGCTTGTCCTATTTGTGGTGATCAGACTGTAGCTAAGTATTTAAACCATAGTAGGAAAATGTCCTACCAAGGCCACCGTCGTTACTTAGATAAATATCATCCCTATAGGAGGCTTAGGACAGCTTTCAATGGAGAACAGGAATTAGGTATTGCGCCTGAACCACTTACCGGAGAAGAAGTTTTGGCGCAGCAACAACTTCTTAAATTTAGTTTTGGAAAGGGGGGGAAGTCGAAAAAGGTCGAATCTGCATGGAAAaaacaatcaattttttttgagttAGAGTATTGGAAGTATCACCATGTTCGACATTGTTTAGATGTCATGCACGTCGAGAAGAACGTGTGTGATAATATAATTGGGACACTTCTCAATTTGAAATTCAAGACGAAAGACAGCCTTGCATCGCGTCTTGATTTGGTTGAGATGGGACTAAGGCCTGATTTAGCTCCTGAAATAGGTGAAAAAAAGACATACTTACCTCCTGCCCCTTTTACCCTgtccaagaaagaaaaaaaaacaatgctGTCCTCATTGTACAACATGAAACTTCCATACGGGCACGCTTCAAATATCAGAAACTGTGTATCAATGATTGATCAGAAATTGTATGGCCTTAAGTCGCATGACTGCCATATTCTCCTCCAGCAGCTACTACCGGTTTCTATTCGATCAGTGCTTCCGAAAAATGTTAGGGTCTCTATAATAAGATTGTGTTTTTTCTTCAACAGTTTGTGCAACAAAGTTGTCGATGTGTCAAAGTTGAATAAACTACAATCAGATGTTATTTTGACCTTGTGTGAGTTGGAGAAAATTTTCCCGCCATCATTTTTCGATGTTATGATACATCTGACAGTCCACTTAGTAAGAGAATTGAGATTATGTGGACCAGTTTTTTACAGATGGATGTATCCATTTGAACgtttcaataaaatattgaagGGTTATGTAAGAAACCGATTCTATCCGGAAGGTTGTATAGCTGAAGGTTATCTGAAAGAAGAATCTATAGAATTTTGCACCGAGTTCTTTAGCGGGAGTAGCAGGACAGCAGGGCTTCAGAATGATGAAAAAGTTTCTGGTCCAGTAGGTGGTGCAACAATGAAGTCAGTTCCAGAAAAAGAAAGAAGTGAGGCGCATCTTGCAGTCCTCCTCAATAATACTGAAGTGGAACCATATGCTAGGTTGGTCAATTTTTTACATGTACACATATTATAGTTCTATTTCATGTGGTAGAGTCTTAGCTAACCTAACTAATTAACCTAACTACTTAAATCAGGTTGCATAAACAATATTTGGAAGGCATATATCAAGGGAAGAAGAAGAGTGTGCAGTGGCTATTGGGAGAGCACAATCGACAATTTGCCGATTGGTTTGAACAAAAAGTTTGTTTGCAATCTTCtcctttttatttgtattttctgCAAGTCATGCCTTTAATTTCAATGAGCTTATATGCAATAAAACTTGTAGGTCAGTACAGAAATGAGGGAAAATTCTGGAGACGTTTCTGAAACAATACGATGGTTGGCTGGAAAACCTTCATATTCAGTGTTGACTTATGAAAGTTATGTTGTTGACGGGGTCCGTTACCACACAAAAGACCGAGATAATGCAAGGGTAGTTCAGAATAGTGGGGTGTCGTTGGTTGCTAGGACAGTCCAAGTGTCTAGTGCTAAGGATGTAAATCCTATAGAGAGCGAACTAACATTTTATGGGGTTATCAAAGAAATATGGGAGTTAGACTACCACGCATTCAAGGCCCCTTTGTTTTTATGTACATGGGCTTCAAATGA of the Daucus carota subsp. sativus chromosome 4, DH1 v3.0, whole genome shotgun sequence genome contains:
- the LOC135152297 gene encoding uncharacterized protein LOC135152297, whose protein sequence is MDKSWIKADRDSLQYEIGVENFLIFAEDNAKNPKKIRCPCARCVNFKKFPVDIIRGHLYDSGFSLGYFEWIWHGEEVCNSTKLAVGSSCPPPKPTPPTETYNVCDAAYSKDDYNNDESEDFKRFVADAEQPLFEGSECTKLETVLKLHNWKVRFGVSDKAFTDLLESVGSFLPKDNVLPSNMYEAKKTLTDLGLEYVKFHACPNDCVLYRGPLLESSSECPNCHLSRWKIGKDGKIRVNVPAKVMWYFPIIPRFKRMFKSTSTAKLMDWHSVNRSNDGKMRHPSDSPSWRNIDYRWPDFGSEPRHLRLGLAADGINPHNNGLNNRYTCWPVMLVTYNLPPWLCMKRKFMMLTTLISGPHEPGNNIDVYLEPLIDDLKKLWEEGEPNVYDAHTDSFFTLKAVLMWTVNDFPGYANLSGCINKGYKACPICGDQTVAKYLNHSRKMSYQGHRRYLDKYHPYRRLRTAFNGEQELGIAPEPLTGEEVLAQQQLLKFSFGKGGKSKKVESAWKKQSIFFELEYWKYHHVRHCLDVMHVEKNVCDNIIGTLLNLKFKTKDSLASRLDLVEMGLRPDLAPEIGEKKTYLPPAPFTLSKKEKKTMLSSLYNMKLPYGHASNIRNCVSMIDQKLYGLKSHDCHILLQQLLPVSIRSVLPKNVRVSIIRLCFFFNSLCNKVVDVSKLNKLQSDVILTLCELEKIFPPSFFDVMIHLTVHLVRELRLCGPVFYRWMYPFERFNKILKGYVRNRFYPEGCIAEGYLKEESIEFCTEFFSGSSRTAGLQNDEKVSGPVGGATMKSVPEKERSEAHLAVLLNNTEVEPYARLHKQYLEGIYQGKKKSVQWLLGEHNRQFADWFEQKVSTEMRENSGDVSETIRWLAGKPSYSVLTYESYVVDGVRYHTKDRDNARVVQNSGVSLVARTVQVSSAKDVNPIESELTFYGVIKEIWELDYHAFKAPLFLCTWASNDRGVKSDELGFTLVNFNRPGHKKDKYVSVDQVNQVFYVEDPSDKNWSVVLSSAARDYHDVYNEDAPEDNSWNPPPFCSQIPTCDPHDSDDARVSNKRENVEGIWLKSP